The following proteins are co-located in the Oceanimonas sp. GK1 genome:
- the lptE gene encoding LPS assembly lipoprotein LptE — translation MLTRIKAIMLLSLTLVLAGCGFQLRSGDNLPPELQRLVLSGDDKTQFYRLVSARLLRAGVVLVDNDGDTPVLTIAPLGQANTTASINPRGDTLEYAMRFGTRFTLDMPDEPRQVFNVAFNRSFLDKSAQALASSREQQQLREQMEQEAAEQILRQLSRLSF, via the coding sequence ATGCTCACTCGAATCAAGGCCATTATGCTGCTGTCGCTCACCCTGGTGCTGGCCGGTTGCGGCTTTCAGCTCAGAAGCGGCGACAACCTGCCCCCCGAGTTGCAGCGGCTGGTGCTCAGTGGTGACGACAAGACCCAGTTCTACCGGCTGGTGTCGGCCCGCCTGCTGCGCGCCGGTGTGGTGCTGGTGGACAACGACGGCGACACCCCGGTGCTGACCATAGCCCCGCTGGGCCAGGCCAATACCACCGCCTCGATCAATCCCCGGGGCGATACCCTGGAATACGCCATGCGCTTTGGCACCCGCTTTACCCTCGACATGCCCGACGAGCCGCGTCAGGTGTTCAATGTGGCCTTTAACCGCAGCTTTCTCGACAAGTCGGCCCAGGCCTTGGCCTCCAGCCGGGAGCAGCAGCAGCTGCGGGAACAGATGGAGCAGGAAGCCGCCGAGCAGATCCTGCGTCAGCTGAGTCGTCTGTCGTTCTGA
- the leuS gene encoding leucine--tRNA ligase produces the protein MQEQYNPQNIEPQVQRHWDTQQTFKATEQPGKDKFYCLSMFPYPSGRLHMGHVRNYTIGDVISRYQRLQGKNVLQPIGWDAFGLPAENAAINNKTAPAPWTYENIDYMKNQLKRLGFGYDWDRELATCTPEYYRWEQWFFTKLYEKGLVYKKTSSVNWCPNDETVLANEQVNDGCCWRCDTPVEQKEIPQWFIKITDYADELLRDIDELEGWPEQVKTMQRNWIGRSEGVTLRFDVAGADDGFEVYTTRPDTLFGVTYVGIAAGHPLAAKAAENNPALAAFIDDCKHNKVAEADMATMEKKGMATGLMAVHPLTGKQVPIWVANFVLMDYGSGAVMAVPAHDQRDYEFATKYGLDIVPVIKPADGSELDVSQEAFTEKGLLFHSNEFDGMNFEQAFDAIARTLEEKGLGRRTVNFRLRDWGVSRQRYWGAPIPMLNLEDGSVVGAPEESLPVVLPEDVVMDGIQSPIKADPEWAKTTYHGQPALRETDTFDTFMESSWYYARYCSPDYDQGMLDVEKANYWLPVDQYIGGIEHACMHLLYARFFHKLLRDTGLVESDEPFKRLLCQGMVLADAFYHIDDKGGRTWVSPLDVTVERDEKGRISKATDKDGRELVHTGMTKMSKSKNNGIDPQVMVDKYGADTVRLFMMFASPADMTLEWSDSGVEGAQRFLKRLWKLVFEHQSHGAAPALNLSGLSSEQKTLRRELHKTIAKVSDDVGRRQTFNTAIAAIMELMNHLAKVDMSDEQNRALLQEALEAVVVMLHPIVPHACFELWRALGHTDIDHAAWPVVDAEALVEDEKLVVVQVNGKVRGKVTVPADASQDAVESAGKADDNVARHLDGKTIRKVIYVPGKLLNIVAN, from the coding sequence ATGCAAGAGCAATACAATCCCCAGAATATCGAGCCCCAGGTGCAACGCCACTGGGACACGCAGCAGACCTTCAAGGCCACGGAGCAGCCCGGCAAAGACAAGTTCTATTGCCTGTCCATGTTCCCCTACCCTTCAGGTCGGCTACATATGGGGCACGTCCGTAACTACACCATAGGCGACGTCATCTCCCGCTACCAGCGACTGCAGGGCAAAAACGTGCTGCAACCCATCGGCTGGGATGCCTTTGGCCTGCCCGCCGAAAACGCCGCCATCAACAACAAAACCGCGCCGGCGCCCTGGACCTACGAAAACATCGACTACATGAAAAACCAGCTCAAGCGACTGGGTTTTGGTTACGACTGGGACAGAGAGCTGGCCACCTGCACCCCCGAATACTACCGCTGGGAGCAATGGTTCTTTACCAAGCTGTATGAAAAGGGCCTGGTCTACAAGAAGACCTCCTCGGTCAACTGGTGCCCCAACGACGAAACCGTGCTCGCCAACGAGCAGGTCAACGACGGCTGCTGCTGGCGCTGTGATACCCCGGTGGAGCAAAAGGAAATTCCCCAGTGGTTCATCAAAATCACCGACTACGCCGATGAGCTGCTGCGCGACATCGACGAGCTGGAAGGCTGGCCCGAGCAGGTGAAAACCATGCAGCGCAACTGGATTGGCCGCAGCGAGGGCGTGACCCTGCGCTTTGATGTGGCCGGCGCCGACGACGGCTTTGAGGTGTACACCACCCGCCCCGACACTTTGTTTGGTGTGACCTATGTGGGCATTGCCGCGGGCCATCCGCTGGCCGCCAAGGCCGCCGAAAACAACCCTGCACTTGCCGCCTTTATCGACGACTGCAAGCACAACAAAGTCGCCGAGGCCGACATGGCCACCATGGAGAAAAAGGGCATGGCCACCGGCCTGATGGCGGTGCACCCGCTCACCGGCAAGCAGGTGCCTATTTGGGTCGCCAACTTCGTGCTGATGGATTACGGCTCCGGCGCCGTGATGGCGGTGCCCGCCCACGACCAGCGTGACTACGAGTTCGCTACCAAATACGGCCTCGACATCGTGCCGGTGATCAAGCCCGCCGACGGCAGCGAACTGGACGTAAGCCAGGAGGCCTTCACCGAAAAAGGCCTGCTGTTCCACTCCAATGAATTCGACGGCATGAACTTCGAGCAGGCCTTTGACGCCATCGCCAGAACCCTGGAAGAAAAAGGCCTGGGCCGGCGCACCGTCAACTTCCGCCTGCGCGACTGGGGCGTGAGCCGCCAGCGTTACTGGGGTGCGCCCATTCCCATGCTCAACCTGGAAGACGGCTCCGTCGTCGGTGCGCCGGAAGAGTCCCTGCCGGTGGTGCTGCCGGAAGACGTGGTGATGGACGGCATTCAGAGCCCGATCAAGGCGGATCCCGAGTGGGCCAAAACCACCTATCACGGCCAGCCGGCGCTGCGGGAAACCGACACCTTTGACACCTTTATGGAGTCGTCCTGGTACTACGCCCGCTACTGCAGCCCCGACTACGATCAGGGCATGCTGGACGTGGAAAAGGCCAACTACTGGCTGCCGGTGGATCAGTATATCGGCGGCATCGAGCACGCCTGCATGCACCTGCTCTACGCCCGTTTCTTCCACAAGCTGCTGCGCGACACCGGCCTGGTGGAGTCCGACGAGCCGTTCAAGCGCCTGCTGTGCCAGGGCATGGTGCTGGCCGACGCCTTCTACCATATTGACGACAAGGGCGGCCGCACCTGGGTCAGCCCGCTGGACGTGACAGTGGAGCGGGACGAAAAGGGCCGCATCAGCAAGGCCACCGACAAGGACGGCCGCGAGCTGGTGCACACCGGCATGACCAAAATGTCCAAGTCCAAGAACAACGGCATCGACCCCCAGGTCATGGTCGACAAGTACGGTGCCGACACCGTGCGGCTGTTCATGATGTTCGCCTCTCCCGCCGACATGACCCTGGAGTGGTCCGACTCCGGAGTGGAAGGCGCCCAGCGCTTCCTCAAGCGGCTGTGGAAGCTGGTGTTCGAGCACCAGTCCCACGGCGCCGCTCCGGCCCTGAACCTGAGCGGGCTGAGCAGTGAGCAGAAGACCCTGCGCCGGGAGCTGCACAAGACCATTGCCAAGGTGAGCGACGACGTGGGCCGCCGCCAGACCTTCAACACCGCCATCGCCGCCATCATGGAGCTGATGAACCACCTGGCCAAGGTGGACATGAGCGACGAGCAGAACCGCGCCCTGTTGCAGGAAGCGCTGGAGGCCGTGGTGGTGATGCTGCATCCCATCGTGCCCCATGCCTGCTTTGAGCTGTGGCGTGCCCTGGGCCACACCGACATCGATCACGCCGCCTGGCCGGTGGTGGATGCCGAGGCCCTGGTGGAAGACGAAAAGCTGGTGGTAGTGCAGGTCAACGGCAAGGTGCGGGGCAAAGTCACCGTGCCCGCCGATGCCAGCCAGGACGCGGTTGAAAGCGCCGGCAAGGCCGATGACAACGTGGCCCGCCACCTGGATGGCAAGACCATTCGCAAGGTCATCTACGTACCCGGCAAACTGCTGAATATCGTGGCCAACTGA
- a CDS encoding zinc ribbon-containing protein has translation MSEQDDKHRKGYDAFVEELQRQWEMAENTTIREAVEKTQAYMEAAGDLTKDELALIAEYVKRDLAAFGDEKGGFRDSLFYRRISETVWGWLAGVTDKSQLEWQELGEDLAHHGEYQAGEVVGPGLYDCTLCAHRHEVTHPVVLTTCLECGHHTFIRHPLTP, from the coding sequence ATGAGCGAACAAGACGACAAACACAGAAAAGGTTACGACGCCTTTGTGGAAGAGTTGCAGCGACAGTGGGAAATGGCAGAGAACACCACCATTCGTGAAGCGGTGGAAAAGACCCAGGCCTACATGGAGGCCGCGGGGGATCTGACCAAGGACGAGCTGGCGCTGATCGCCGAATACGTGAAGCGGGATCTGGCCGCCTTCGGTGATGAAAAGGGCGGTTTTCGCGACAGCCTGTTTTACCGCCGGATCAGTGAAACCGTCTGGGGCTGGCTGGCCGGGGTGACCGACAAGAGCCAGCTGGAATGGCAGGAGCTGGGCGAAGATCTGGCGCACCACGGCGAATACCAGGCCGGTGAAGTGGTGGGCCCGGGCCTGTACGACTGTACCCTCTGTGCCCACCGCCATGAAGTGACTCATCCGGTGGTGCTGACCACCTGCCTGGAATGCGGCCACCACACCTTTATTCGCCATCCGCTCACGCCCTGA
- a CDS encoding TolC family protein, translating into MFKKTLLASSLVLAISGCAVTPERISSEHINGTVQADLARLADEQEQVQGSIGLEEAIARAVRNNRDRKLKALESAMEQGQLELVRHEMLPSLAASAGYSARSNYAASASVPFDNGQPAPLGDNPSYSISQDKQRSTYDLALSWNVLDFGLSYVRAGQHADRYLIARERERKVAHNIVQEVRGAYWRAVSAERLLQKIDPLISQAGSALNDSRRVELLQLRSPMEALYYQRELLDVLRALQTLKQDLANAKTELAALMGLKPGTAFELQDVEQPDFDIPALTVTLSTMEELALTQRPELMETYYQQRISAADTRAALLKMLPGISLTAGAYHDSSDYLLNQDWTSLGAQVSWNLFDVFKVGSERRLANTREAIAEEQRLASSMAVLTQVHLANIRYQESQKSFELADRYLQVASRISEQTANAARMKRGSELELIRESLNTLLAELRRDVAYADLQNSYGRIFMTMGMDLLPEDYAQGSVKQLSDTIGARFERWQRGELAEAGVEAPAGNTTPASANNDAKHAEGA; encoded by the coding sequence ATGTTTAAAAAGACCTTGCTTGCCTCCTCACTGGTGCTGGCCATCAGTGGCTGTGCCGTGACCCCGGAAAGGATTTCTTCAGAACACATCAACGGCACCGTACAGGCCGATCTGGCCCGGCTGGCCGACGAGCAGGAGCAGGTGCAGGGCAGCATAGGACTGGAGGAAGCCATTGCCCGGGCGGTGCGCAACAACCGGGACAGAAAACTGAAGGCACTGGAGTCGGCCATGGAGCAGGGGCAGCTGGAACTGGTCCGCCATGAAATGTTGCCCAGCCTGGCGGCATCAGCCGGTTATTCTGCCCGCAGCAATTATGCCGCCTCGGCCAGTGTGCCGTTTGACAATGGCCAGCCGGCGCCATTGGGAGACAACCCTTCCTACTCCATCTCCCAGGACAAGCAGCGTTCCACCTATGATCTGGCCCTGAGCTGGAATGTGCTGGATTTCGGCCTGTCTTATGTGCGTGCCGGACAACATGCGGATCGCTACCTGATTGCCCGGGAGCGGGAACGCAAGGTGGCCCACAATATCGTGCAGGAAGTGCGCGGTGCCTACTGGCGGGCGGTGTCGGCCGAGCGACTGCTGCAGAAAATCGATCCGCTGATCAGCCAGGCCGGCTCCGCCCTTAATGACTCCCGCCGGGTGGAGCTGTTGCAGTTGCGCTCGCCGATGGAAGCCCTCTATTACCAGCGTGAGCTGCTGGATGTATTGCGGGCCCTGCAGACGCTGAAACAGGATCTGGCCAACGCCAAAACCGAGCTGGCCGCCCTGATGGGCCTGAAACCGGGCACTGCATTTGAACTGCAGGATGTCGAGCAGCCGGATTTTGACATACCCGCCCTGACGGTAACGCTGTCGACCATGGAAGAGCTGGCGCTGACACAGCGCCCCGAGCTGATGGAAACCTATTATCAGCAGCGAATTTCCGCCGCCGACACCCGTGCCGCCCTGCTGAAAATGTTGCCGGGAATCAGCCTGACCGCCGGCGCCTACCACGACAGCAGTGATTACCTGCTGAACCAGGACTGGACCAGCCTGGGCGCCCAGGTGAGCTGGAACCTGTTTGATGTCTTCAAGGTGGGCAGTGAACGACGGCTGGCCAACACCCGGGAAGCGATCGCCGAAGAGCAGCGGCTGGCTTCCTCCATGGCGGTATTGACGCAGGTGCACCTGGCCAATATTCGCTATCAGGAGTCACAAAAGTCCTTTGAACTGGCCGATCGTTATCTGCAGGTGGCCAGCCGCATCAGCGAGCAGACCGCCAATGCCGCCCGCATGAAGCGAGGCTCGGAGCTGGAGCTGATCCGCGAGTCGCTCAATACCCTGCTGGCCGAGCTGCGCCGGGATGTGGCTTATGCGGATCTGCAAAACAGCTATGGCCGTATCTTTATGACCATGGGCATGGATTTACTGCCCGAAGACTATGCCCAGGGCAGTGTAAAACAATTGTCTGACACTATTGGTGCCCGTTTTGAGCGTTGGCAGCGAGGCGAGCTGGCGGAGGCCGGTGTCGAGGCGCCGGCCGGGAACACGACACCGGCTTCGGCCAACAACGATGCCAAACACGCCGAGGGGGCCTGA
- a CDS encoding efflux RND transporter periplasmic adaptor subunit yields MGKLVGCKGLLLAALLLPAWSGHAEEYKARAVIKALDRAVLSGELAARVNQLPKRVGDSFREGELLIGLDCSLYEAQAAKVAAENKAARVKLDNARQLNELRSIGSLDVALAQSEYAQTQAELRIARLNTERCSIKAPYAGKVVTVLVNRHENIRQQQELLEIVADQRLEAEVVVPATWLTWLQPELPLTLALDETGARVEATLAAISPAIDPVSQTLLLRARLAQPSGMMPGMSATAYFTRAGGQ; encoded by the coding sequence GTGGGCAAGCTGGTTGGTTGCAAGGGGCTGCTGCTGGCGGCCCTGCTGTTGCCGGCGTGGTCCGGCCATGCCGAGGAATACAAGGCGCGGGCGGTGATCAAGGCGCTGGACAGGGCCGTGCTCTCGGGAGAGCTGGCGGCCCGGGTCAATCAGCTGCCCAAACGCGTGGGGGACAGCTTTCGTGAAGGAGAGCTGTTGATCGGGCTCGATTGCAGCCTGTATGAAGCCCAGGCCGCCAAGGTGGCCGCCGAAAACAAGGCGGCCAGAGTCAAGCTGGACAACGCCCGCCAGCTGAACGAACTGCGCTCCATCGGCAGCCTGGATGTGGCCCTGGCCCAGTCGGAATATGCCCAGACCCAGGCCGAACTGCGCATCGCCCGGCTGAACACCGAACGCTGCAGCATCAAGGCGCCCTATGCCGGCAAGGTGGTGACGGTGCTGGTCAACCGCCATGAAAACATTCGCCAGCAGCAGGAGTTGCTGGAGATAGTGGCCGATCAACGCCTGGAAGCCGAGGTGGTGGTGCCCGCCACCTGGCTGACCTGGTTACAGCCCGAGCTGCCGCTGACCCTGGCGCTTGATGAAACCGGGGCCAGGGTCGAGGCAACCCTGGCCGCCATCAGCCCGGCCATTGATCCGGTTAGCCAGACCCTGCTGCTGCGGGCCCGGCTCGCGCAGCCTTCGGGCATGATGCCGGGCATGAGTGCCACCGCTTATTTCACCCGTGCCGGCGGCCAATAA